AAACTTGCAAGTtactctttagaaaaaaataaccagtGGCAGATGAAGTTCTGaacatagttttttaaatataatacctcagtacatttaataataaaagtaagcTCTACAAAAAATCTGTTTTACATATCATACAAAATGTAGAGGTCAGTGCAGCTCACTGAACCACACTATTCAGTCATGTATCAGGAAGActtgaaattagaaaattatgcAATTTCTGTGGCTCATCCTCCTCCTACTAGTAACAGATGCGTGCTATGTCCTGTTCTTGACATATTTGTTGCTTCGTCCATTAAGTTCACTCTGTGCAATGCCTTTCTTctgaaaatattggaaacaaataaaaagaatagaaaccCCAAGTCCAATCAACTTTTGGGCTGCCTGATGAGCAGCACTCTCTTGAAAACAATTTGGAGTAGATTTTATCTGCCTTGTCAGCTCTACCAAGCTGAAATCTTGTTAAAAACGCTGTTCATGAAGATGTCCACCTTGCTCTGATGACATGGAGGTGAAAAAACTGGTTACGATATTCCTGAGCGCCGGACTGAGTAGTCAAGGTCAGTTTTGTTCAATAAACGTCCTGGCAGATGACAGTGAGGTGTGACCGTGGTTGTGGCATGTGACATGCACTTTGGAAACAAtttttctgctaaaaaaaaaaaaaaggcatgaaagTTTTTGCACTGTTACGTGTCAGGAGAACGATCATCTATGACACAGGCTTCAGGCTggctttcctcttcttcccctacTGCCTCCTCTTCAACCTGTTCATCGAGGGGAATTTCAGTAGACTCCGAGTCTTGAGTACAAAGAGTCTTGGAGTCACTGCAACTAGTGTCTTCCTCCACTTGACTGCCACTGTCCTTTTCTGTGTCTGACTCACCATCTTCCTCTAAAGTTAGTTCAAACTGGAATTTCTCAGTTTGACCCTGCCGGCCCTCTTCTGGGTCATCAGGTGCAGGAGAGGGGCTCTGAGGGATTGTGCTCTGGTACCATTCACGATTGTCCTCCAAAGTGTCCAAAATGTCCTGGGCGTCAGGGTGGACAAGGTCTGCCCATGTCTCCCAGAGGGGATGAACAATATAGTCTATGAAGCCCAcctagttaagaaaaaaatccagtatGAGTAAAGGACTTGGGACTAAGAAACAGTGGAAAAGCTTAACTAGATCATGGCCCACAAATAAAATACTGAACAGAAGACTACCAAATTTAGTTTGGTAAAATTATCACTATTTTCGACAACAGACCATACAAAGTATTGTTACTAGCTGGTCAAAATTAGCTTCTAGAACCCTTGGTTAAAGAGCATGTTCACAGCATAAAAAATTTTCCAGTTGTTGGCATGGTAGGGCTTATTTTAGAATCACCAATTTGTAGGTGAATCCAGATAACTGTAATAATGCCATATGCtctatgtatatgaatatattaaatgaatataGTCATAATAAACGAATATCTTCTTAGAATATCTATATGACTATATGAATGTAAGTCATAAGAATGAAAGTGTTTTGGATCATAAATACTAAGGTGAAATTGAGCTTGtcaaaaacaaagtaattttaaaaatccagtaaaATACTATCATATGTAATACAAAGTAACCAAATGCTAAAGCGGTAGCTCTGTTATCCCTGAAAACTGTACACTTCATGCATTACCTGTGATTTTTCCACGGAAGCATTGTGCTTGTCACACATGGGGCTTATCTCCATGCCACGTTCCCTCTCTCGGTCTCCTTGGCGGAAGAACTCCTCCATTATCCGGTCCGTCCACTGGCGGTACAGTTGGAGAGGCTTTGTTGGGTTGCTCAGATCTGCACAATGCACCATATTCTGAAGAACCTAAAATAGATGGATGCATTCTCTATTCACTCCtgttccttttcaaaaaaaaaaaaaaatctagatattCACATTGGATGACTGCGACACTTAAAAATACACATGGTGTAAGATTTATTCCAAACAGCTCAACCATGATGTGTCTATGTATGGTTCACACTTGTATTAATAGTTCCAAATTATGCCACTTCTACTGCATCTAAATAGCATAAGAGAAACTGTTTATGTGCATGGTTGACTAGATTCAGAGCTGCTTAATTGGCTGGTTCTGTGGagtgttagttttttaaattaatgtagaTGCAAATGAAAAGGTCAGTAGAATTTTGCCTGGTTAATTCTCAGGAATAAAAATTTGGATAAAAATCATGCCTATAATTGCTGAAAGTATAaggtgggagaaagaagaaatacatcTTATCAAAGCTGAACACACAGTCATGTGCATAtgtgcacgcgcgcgcacacacacacacacacacagagcaaactCTATTAAGGCTTTACCTGAATCCTATCGGAATAATTATCAAGAAGAAGAACTCCAGAGCTTGTCACTTTCTTAGTTTCAACCATAGTCTTCAAATCAGCTAGTAGATTCATGTGTTTTGACATATCTGTTGCAAGTACCTTAAAATACAAAGGGTATATTATTGAGTACAGTTCAGAGAAAACAATTTACACATGAAAATATTATGCAGAAtatgagaatgaaaaaggaacaaaacaacaCTATGCCTTTTAATGACAGTAGAAATTCCTTACTCCTTCTTGGGGGCAGAGTCCTTTCCCCTTTGCTATCAAGTTTTCCTAAAGCCCAGATAAATGTGTGTAATATACAGAAATGCTAGGTACTGACAACCACTTTCATGGTCAAAAATGGGATGACATCTCCATGGATAAGACATCATCACACGTTTTCAAGTTTTTTCCATTCCTTGGACCAGAAAGTAGTTGCTAGACTATGATGAACTGATTCAAGGTTGCTTAAAGACTGcttcagaaacaaaatattctggttaattttcttttaaaagacagatCATTCTTGCCTTTGCATGTACAAAATTTAACAGAGTAGGTTTTTGAAAGCTAGAGATTTTCCTGTGTCTCATAATCACTGAATAAGATGCatagaaaaaagagtaaagtCATGGATGTTCTAAATGGCACTGTCTACTGATGagaaaaggtggaaaaaaaatccatttgagCTGTGGCCCACACAATCTGCTTTTGTTAGTCATCTTTCTCTGCCTGCCACCGGACTGGAGGGGCCCAGAAAATAAATGATGAGGGTGAGCTGACATTATTCTCAAGTCCAAACTGCTAGAAGTGAAAAACCTATTACAGAACATCACAGCCAGCATCATGGGCAGCTTCTATAATATAAAGGGccataatatgttttgaaatgcaGTTCCTTTTACCTAATACTCATCTTGTTCTTACATCTAAATTATAAACAACTTGCAtcacaattctctctctctctcttttttttttttttttttttttgcttttatcagCTACTTACAATGTCAATGACCATTTTCCTTAAagattgtctttgttttttggtcAAATTCTGGAAAATGTCACAGTTTTCTTCCTGAAGCAATTTAAAGCCCACAGCCAAATGATGGTTCTCTAAGACCGAGGAATCGTTGTACATCAAGGCAAGTTCAGAAtctgaaaaacagacaaattgcCAACTATCAGCAAAGCTGTTTGTGAGAAGTTTATCTGATTCTTTGAATTCTGGGTTTAGGATGTAATTTCCCCTAAACTTCTCTGCTGTCCTTATCATGTAATTTCCCCTGAACTTCTCTGCTGCCCTTATCATTACATGAC
This sequence is a window from Papio anubis isolate 15944 chromosome 5, Panubis1.0, whole genome shotgun sequence. Protein-coding genes within it:
- the PDE4D gene encoding cAMP-specific 3',5'-cyclic phosphodiesterase 4D isoform X11, with the translated sequence MASNKFKRMLNRELTHLSEMSRSGNQVSEFISNTFLDKQHEVEIPSPTQKEKEKKKRPMSQISGVKKLMHSSSLTNSSIPRFGVKTEQEDVLAKELEDVNKWGLHVFRIAELSGNRPLTVIMHTIFQERDLLKTFKIPVDTLITYLMTLEDHYHADVAYHNNIHAADVVQSTHVLLSTPALEAVFTDLEILAAIFASAIHDVDHPGVSNQFLINTNSELALMYNDSSVLENHHLAVGFKLLQEENCDIFQNLTKKQRQSLRKMVIDIVLATDMSKHMNLLADLKTMVETKKVTSSGVLLLDNYSDRIQVLQNMVHCADLSNPTKPLQLYRQWTDRIMEEFFRQGDRERERGMEISPMCDKHNASVEKSQVGFIDYIVHPLWETWADLVHPDAQDILDTLEDNREWYQSTIPQSPSPAPDDPEEGRQGQTEKFQFELTLEEDGESDTEKDSGSQVEEDTSCSDSKTLCTQDSESTEIPLDEQVEEEAVGEEEESQPEACVIDDRSPDT
- the PDE4D gene encoding cAMP-specific 3',5'-cyclic phosphodiesterase 4D isoform X10, with the translated sequence MCNQPSINKATITEEAYQKLASETLEELDWCLDQLETLQTRHSVSEMASNKFKRMLNRELTHLSEMSRSGNQVSEFISNTFLDKQHEVEIPSPTQKEKEKKKRPMSQISGVKKLMHSSSLTNSSIPRFGVKTEQEDVLAKELEDVNKWGLHVFRIAELSGNRPLTVIMHTIFQERDLLKTFKIPVDTLITYLMTLEDHYHADVAYHNNIHAADVVQSTHVLLSTPALEAVFTDLEILAAIFASAIHDVDHPGVSNQFLINTNSELALMYNDSSVLENHHLAVGFKLLQEENCDIFQNLTKKQRQSLRKMVIDIVLATDMSKHMNLLADLKTMVETKKVTSSGVLLLDNYSDRIQVLQNMVHCADLSNPTKPLQLYRQWTDRIMEEFFRQGDRERERGMEISPMCDKHNASVEKSQVGFIDYIVHPLWETWADLVHPDAQDILDTLEDNREWYQSTIPQSPSPAPDDPEEGRQGQTEKFQFELTLEEDGESDTEKDSGSQVEEDTSCSDSKTLCTQDSESTEIPLDEQVEEEAVGEEEESQPEACVIDDRSPDT